The window TTTCGATGGGAACGGCGCAGATCGGCGTCGCCATTCCAAACTTCTGGTTCGCGCTCTTGCTCATCTACGTCTTCGCGGTCTGGCTGCGGCTGGTCCCGGCCGGCGGCTTTGCCGGCTGGAACGCCGGCATATGGCCGGGCATCAAATCGCTGATCCTGCCGGCGGTCGCACTCGCGATGCCGCAGGCGGCGATCCTCGCGCGTGTGACACGCTCCGCCATGCTGGAAGTCCTTGGCGAAGACTATATCCGCACCGCGCGCGCCAAAGGCATGCCGCGTCAGGTCGTCTTGTGGCGGCACGCACTGCGCAACGCCATGATCCCCGTCCTCACCATTCTCGGCCTCCAGTTCTCGTTCCTGCTTGCCGGCACGATCATCATCGAGAACGTCTTCTACCTGCCCGGCCTTGGCCGCCTCGTCTTCCAGGCGATCACCCAGCGCGACCTGATCGTGGTGGAAGGCGTGGTCATGCTGCTCGTCGCAAGCGTCGTGGTCGTCAACCTCATCGTCGACATTCTCTACGCGGTCGTC is drawn from Mesorhizobium sp. CAU 1732 and contains these coding sequences:
- a CDS encoding ABC transporter permease, translated to MTAFLLKRLAIGAITLLVASIVVFAIMEVLPGDPAVLMLGMNATPEALETLRTQMGLGDPVFLRYLNWVSGMLVGDFGRSYTYSSPVSTLIAERIVVSLPLAIISLLLSTAIAIPVGIFAAARRGRLPDTVSMGTAQIGVAIPNFWFALLLIYVFAVWLRLVPAGGFAGWNAGIWPGIKSLILPAVALAMPQAAILARVTRSAMLEVLGEDYIRTARAKGMPRQVVLWRHALRNAMIPVLTILGLQFSFLLAGTIIIENVFYLPGLGRLVFQAITQRDLIVVEGVVMLLVASVVVVNLIVDILYAVVDPRLRVRT